TAATCCCTCTGATCAAGAGaaaccttctcctgaccaatcacagattgttaccacAAGTACAGGTCAGAAAGGGGGTGAAAGATTTCACTGTGGTAAAGAGTCCACAAAAGGCTCAGTTCTTTCTATACACAAAGGAATTCACACAATAAAGAAGCTAaactcctgttcagaatgtgggaaaggcTTTCGAGAAAAAGCACATCTTATTGTACACgagagatgtcacacaggagagaaaccatattcatgttcagaatgtgggaaatgttttacacggaaatcacatcttgttacacatgagagaattcacacaggagaaaagccatattcatgtccagaatgtgggaaatgttttacacagaaatcacatcttgttaaacaCCAGAGATTTCATACAGGAGAGAGGCTGTATTCATGTTCACTATGTGGAAAAAGTTTTGCGCAAAAATCtgatcttgttagacatgagagaagtcacactggagagaaaccgtattcatgttcagaatgtgggaaatgttttaatgataaatcaaatcttgttgcacatcagagactgcacacaggggagaagccatactactgttcagaatgtgggaaatgttttattactAAAGCCAAACTTAGTCATCATCATCTGAGAAGGCACACTGacgagaaaccatattcatgttcagattgtgggaaatgttttaataataaatcaaatcttgttacacatcagaaacTACATTCAagggagaagccgtattcatggtCAGATTAtgggaaatgttttattgctaaagccaaactTAGTCATCAGAGCAGTCACACAGAGGAGAATCCATTTTGATGTTCTGTatgtgaaaaatgttttacatggaaataaagatttaaaaatCATCAGAGAATTGACAGGTGATGTGATGATGTAGGGAGGGGCTATGtcatgctcccccccccccctcctcctaccTTGCTAGGCTGAACTTTGGCGTCCGCATGTAGCGGAGCCGCTCTGGATGTTGGAGGTGCCGACGTGCTGTCTGTGGTTAATGGAGTTGCTCTCCTTCTGAGTCGGCGCTCCCTGGAATAGGGAGGTTGCAGGCTTATGCTTGCTTTCTCCGTCTCCTCCACTCCTGACGGGATCGGAAGGCCTGGCTGTCTGTCTTCTGCCTTTATCTGCCTCCCCCTGCCTTAATGTTATTTTCTGTCTCTTGGCTCTATGAATAAGCCACCCCCTGCCTCCATGAATAAGCCACCTATTCTATGAGCCTTGAATGTGCCTCCCTGACCCCTCTGCCGCTtatcaggtatatatatatatgttcataaGTGCCTACAGCTCGTTTTGTTTGTGATACTTCTGATGTTGCTATCAAATATGCACTGGGACTGACCTAGATGAACTGCTGCTGAATTTTCTCAACTTGCATGGAAAAACTATTAGGAACGGTTTATATtgagactattttttttttcttcctttggtcagtttttttttatttttttattcctccaTTGCTCCTTAACCTCATTTGGAGGACTGAAATATAACTGAATTGGAGAAAAATaagggagaggagagagggaaggggaaaggtaaaaaaatatataaaaagagagaaaggGGGAAGGAAATGGCCCCTAAGCAAAATAGACGTTCAGCGGAACATTCATCTCAGAAAACACTAAAATCTGCAAAAGTAGACcagttttttaaaaccccaaatgtAATTACAAGAGTAGAACAAAATGGGATGGCTGatctaaatggtaaaaaaaatgccggattcaAAGTGGGCGAAGTAATGGAGGAGGATCTTCAGAATGAAGAGGTGACGAGGGAAGAGTTAAATGATTCATCTATTGTGGAGCCTGTCCCATTAAAAGAAATCCTGGCTGCGGTAAAAAAATTATTGAGATTTAATACAGAATATCTCAACGCAGCTCGGGGTAATTCAGACAGATGTGGTCCTGATAAGGGACGATGTTACAAAGATCTGGCACAGAGTCATAACTATAGAAAAAACAGTGAGGGCTTTGGAGAATGAAGCTGAAATTTCCACATTGAGAATGGAGgttaacattcttaaaaagaaggcgGTAGATCTGGAAGACAGGTCTAGGAGATGTCATTTGAGAATCTTGGGTCTACCTGAAGGCTCTGAAGAAAAAAATCTTGCCGAAATGATACAGACCTTAATTCAGGAAAAGTTTGGAAAGGAACAATTTTCTCCTCTGTTTCTGGTGGAGGCAGCCATGGATACTTTTGGTGAAGATACTGACGTCACGAGACAGAGATATGGTTTTGAGAAGGGCAAGAAAGTGTCCTCCTATTGTATATAATAGAAGTAAATTGCTTTTCTTTCCGGATTTctctaaaaatgtccaggaaaagaGACGCAGTTTTATGGCGGCTAAAAAACGTTTACAGGAAAAGTACATTAAATATTCATTTCTCTATCCAGCTAACTGCGAATAATATTCAATGGTGAAACTCATTTTTTTGATACCTCGGACTCTTCTATAGACTGGCTGGATCGGAATAATATTTAAGCAGTTTTTTCATGATCACATTTTCTTTTCTTGTTCCCTTTTTCTACTTTAGATGGCGGTAGGAGAGGGGGAAGGGTGGTCTTAGGTGAGAGATATGTGCAGTGATGTGGCAGATCAGGAAGTGTGGGAGAGGGTTGTGGGATGGGTTGCGATGCCTCTCCTAAGATGGTGGGGTTGGGGGCGGGGATTTGGGATATATCTATATTCTGGGAATCTGTTGGCTGGTATGATGGCAGTTCGAAATTTCACCTGTATTCTGCGAGGTCTTGGGGATAAGATTAAAAGACAGGCGGTTTTTGACCAGGCCCAGAGACATCTACCAGAGATTGTTTGCTTGGTTGAGACTCAGTGCTACTGAGGAGTCTGTTTTGCGACTCggtaggggatgggctgcgcagacTTAGCACTCTACCTTTACTAGCTACTCCAgaggtgttaggcctcatgcacacaactgtatgtattttgcagaacagatcagctggcccctaatagaacagtcctatccttctccgtaatgcggacaataatagaacatgttctatttttttgcggaacggaaatacggaaacggattgcacacagagtaccttcagtttttttttttggtggacctggacccattgaaatgaatggttccgaaaaacagaacagaaacggactgaaaacacattcgtgtgcatgagggcctTACAGTTTTGATTCATAGGGGGATTGATTTTGTCTGCGAGGCATCCTCTATCGATAAGCAGGGGAGGTTTGTTTTTCTCTATGGGAAACTCTCTGGATGattgtgtattttggcttttGTTAATATCTGTCCCCCTTTTCTTTATACGTACTTAATTGTTTATTAACCTTTGTGGATCCGAGGCCTGAATGTCCCTCGCTAGTTATTGGGGACTTTAACTGTGTTATGAATCCAGAAATAGATAGGATCTCTTTGGGGGGGGGAAGATACTTACACTCCAGCCCAACGGTCCCCCTTGGCACGTTTCTTTCTGGAAGAAGGTTATGTGGATGTATGGGGATGGGTTGGAAAAGGGAAAAGAGCTTACTCCTGTATAAGTAAATCTGGAAATTCCCTGCCTAGGAGAGATCTGGCCTTGATAAATAAAAACCATCTCAGATTTATTAAATCGATGAACTACAAGGCCAGGTCGTTATCGGACCATGTACCCCAATCTCTTTAATTAACCATGGGGGGAAGCAATGATTATAAAGTAAGACCTCAATGTAGACTGAACCCCCACTGGATTTCTATAATGGATAAGGATACTCATGAATTGATGAAACAGGAGATGGTGCTTTTGGGATAGTAATGATAACACAGTTAGAGTCCAACGGGTATGGGAGGCATTTAATGCCTTTATGAGGAGAATTTTTGTTAGCAGTATTTCAAATTAAAAAAAGGGATCCGGTAAGAAGGAGGGGGAGCTAAAAGAAGCAGCGTTAGTAGCCATGAATGAGTTATCTAGGAATAAAACGCCAGGAAATAGGGAAACTATGCAGAATGCAAGCCAGGCGTCTGCTTGACTTTCTCTAGGAAAAGGCCCAGCAGAGACTCTGAAGCGGGGAGACCAGGGAAACTTCTGGCGAGGGTGATCGCTAATCAAGAACAAAAAAAAGAGTCAGTATTCGGTCATCTGAGGGTATAATTATTGAAGAACAAGAGCGTATAAATGGAACCTTTTTGAAGCATTTTTCTGAATTATATAATTCATATAAGGCTATATCAGATGAAGAGATGAATTCATATTTTGATTCTATTTCTCTTTCAGTTCTTACCGATACTCAGAGAGAATTTTTAGATTTGGATCTCTCTTTAGAGGAGCTAGAGGCTGAACTGAAGGCAATGTTCGGGAAATTCTTCACTATAATTTGCATAGTCTTTTTTGCTAATATACAGCCTCTTGTTCCATTCTGTATTTAGACCCATCCTGCACAACTAACTACAGACCAGTCTCTAAtcttcccttcatctctaaactcctggagcGTCTGGTCTACTCTCGCCTTACCCGCTATCTCTCTGATCACTCTCTCCTCGATCcattacaatctggtttccgCCCCCTGCATTCGACAGAAACTGCACTCACCAAAGTGACAAATTACTTCCTGACAGCAAAATGCAACGGTGACtactctctgctcattctccttgacctctctgcagcttttgacactgtagaccaccatctcctactCGCCATGCTCCAATCCATCGGCCTAAAGGACACCACCCTCTCCTGGtgttcttcctatctctctggttgCTCTTTCAGTGTATAATTCGCTGGCTCCACTTCCTTACCTCTCCCCCTCGCTGTTGcagttcctcagggttcagtcctaggccctctcctcttctccctgtacacagcaccaattggacagaccatcagcagatttggtttccagtaccatctctatgctgatgacacacaactatacacttcatcccctgacatcacaccTGCTGCATTACAGAACACCAGCGACTGTCTCTCTGCCGTCTCTAACAttatgtcctctctc
This portion of the Bufo gargarizans isolate SCDJY-AF-19 chromosome 1, ASM1485885v1, whole genome shotgun sequence genome encodes:
- the LOC122924985 gene encoding gastrula zinc finger protein XlCGF17.1-like: MLSLDHKVEDEDIMQRSSGENLITLIVHPRPHNTDLSYNPSDQEKPSPDQSQIVTTSTGQKGGERFHCGKESTKGSVLSIHKGIHTIKKLNSCSECGKGFREKAHLIVHERCHTGEKPYSCSECGKCFTRKSHLVTHERIHTGEKPYSCPECGKCFTQKSHLVKHQRFHTGERLYSCSLCGKSFAQKSDLVRHERSHTGEKPYSCSECGKCFNDKSNLVAHQRLHTGEKPYYCSECGKCFITKAKLSHHHLRRHTDEKPYSCSDCGKCFNNKSNLVTHQKLHSREKPYSWSDYGKCFIAKAKLSHQSSHTEENPF